One Thiocapsa sp. genomic window, CCTGATCGGTCGGTCGCTGCGCGCGGCGATGGACCTGAGCGCACTCGGCGAGCGCTCGATCACGCTCGACTGTGATGTCCTGCAGGCCGACGGGGGCACCCGTACCGCCTCCATCACGGGTGCCTGGGTCGCCTTGCGCGACGCGATCGACGGGCTGCTGGCACGCGGAGAGATCACGACCGATCCGCTGCGCACGCAGATCGCCGCCGTCTCGGTCGGCATCCTGCAGGGTGTTGCGTTACTCGATCTCGATTACGCCGAGGATGCGGGCGCGCAGACCGACATGAACCTGGTGATGGACGGTGAAGGCCGCTTCGTCGAGGTGCAGGGGACCGCCGAGGGCGTGCCCTTCAGCCGGGCGGAGCTCGACGCACTCATCGCGATCGGCGCCGCCGGTATCCGCGAGATCCAGACCGCTCAGCGCGCCGCGCTGGAAGGCGCATGACAGGGGTGCCCGCACCCGATCCCTCGACAAGGAGAAACGCATGAGTATCCCGCACGTCGGCGAGGCCCTCGTCCTGGCCAGCAACAACCCGGGAAAGGCCAGAGAGATCAACCAGCTGCTGCTGAGCGCCCGCATCAAGGCGGTTCCTCAGAGCGATTTTGCCGTGCCGGACGTCGCTGAGACGGGGCTGACCTTCGTGGAAAACGCCATCATCAAGGCGCGCCATGCCGCGCGCTACAGCGATCTCCCCGCCCTTGCCGACGATTCCGGCCTCGAGGTCGATGCACTCGACGGCGCGCCCGGCATCTACTCCGCGCGCTATGCGGGACCCGGCGCATCCGATACCGCAAATCTGCAGAAGCTGTTGGCCGACCTGGAAGGGGTGGAAGAGTCCAAACGCACCGCCCGATTCCAGTGCGTCCTGGTCTATCTACGCCATCCCGCCGACCCCACACCGCTGATCTGCCAGGGCACCTGGGAAGGCTCGATCCTCGCCGCCCCGCGTGGCGAGCACGGCTTCGGGTACGACCCCGTCTTCTGGGTACCGACGCACGGGTGCAGCTCCGCGGAGCTGGATCCGCAGACCAAGAACCGGCTGAGTCACCGGGGTCAGGCGCTGCGTGCGCTGCAGACGCTCTTGGAGTCGGCCGGCGCCGACGTCTGAAGGGCCGGACGATGCAACCGCATGAGACGCTCGGCGACGACGACATCCAGGGGCGTTTGCGCGAGGTGCACGACCGCATCCGGGCCGCGGCCGAGCGGGCGCAGCGCCCGCCGGGCAGCGTCGCGCTGCTCGCCGTCAGCAAGACCCACGGCGCCGAGGCCGTGCGTGCGGCCTACGCCGCCGGTCACCGGGCATTCGGCGAGAGCTATGTGCAGGAGGCGATCGAGAAGATCGCGCTGCTCGGCGACTTGCCCGACATCCAGTGGCATTTCATCGGCCGGATCCAGGCCAACAAGACCCGCCAGATCGCGGCCCACTTTGATTGGGTCCACGGTCTTTCCGATCCGGCTCACGCCCGTCGCCTGAGCGAGCAACGTCCGACCGACCTGGCGCCGCTAAAAGTCTGCATCCAGGTCAATGTCAGCGGCGAGATTACCAAGGGCGGTGTGGAGCCGGACGCGGTCCCGGCCATGATCGCCGCCTGCGAGGCGCTGCCCGGCCTGGAGGTGTGTGGACTCATGACACTCCCGGCACCCGCCGAGGACGAAGACGCTCAACGCACGCCGTTTCGCGCCCTGCGTCTGCTGCGCGATCGGCTGGCCACCCCGAGCCGCCCGCTTGCGTGTCTGTCGATGGGCATGTCCGACGACTTGGAGGCCGCGATCCTCGAAGGCGCGACCCTGGTTCGGGTCGGCACGGCAGTCTTCGGGCCGCGGCCGTATAATGTCGG contains:
- the rph gene encoding ribonuclease PH; the encoded protein is MRPSGRRPDELRPIRLTRGFTRHAEGSVLVEFGETRVLCTASVESQVPPFLKGQGKGWVTAEYGMLPRATDTRSPREAARGKQGGRTLEIQRLIGRSLRAAMDLSALGERSITLDCDVLQADGGTRTASITGAWVALRDAIDGLLARGEITTDPLRTQIAAVSVGILQGVALLDLDYAEDAGAQTDMNLVMDGEGRFVEVQGTAEGVPFSRAELDALIAIGAAGIREIQTAQRAALEGA
- the rdgB gene encoding RdgB/HAM1 family non-canonical purine NTP pyrophosphatase, translated to MSIPHVGEALVLASNNPGKAREINQLLLSARIKAVPQSDFAVPDVAETGLTFVENAIIKARHAARYSDLPALADDSGLEVDALDGAPGIYSARYAGPGASDTANLQKLLADLEGVEESKRTARFQCVLVYLRHPADPTPLICQGTWEGSILAAPRGEHGFGYDPVFWVPTHGCSSAELDPQTKNRLSHRGQALRALQTLLESAGADV
- a CDS encoding YggS family pyridoxal phosphate-dependent enzyme; this encodes MQPHETLGDDDIQGRLREVHDRIRAAAERAQRPPGSVALLAVSKTHGAEAVRAAYAAGHRAFGESYVQEAIEKIALLGDLPDIQWHFIGRIQANKTRQIAAHFDWVHGLSDPAHARRLSEQRPTDLAPLKVCIQVNVSGEITKGGVEPDAVPAMIAACEALPGLEVCGLMTLPAPAEDEDAQRTPFRALRLLRDRLATPSRPLACLSMGMSDDLEAAILEGATLVRVGTAVFGPRPYNVG